A genomic region of Alicyclobacillus sp. SO9 contains the following coding sequences:
- a CDS encoding ABC transporter ATP-binding protein, with protein sequence MLMLENVGKVFDYRPILEEVSLSLEPGVHYALTAPNGSGKTTLLEIMAGISRPTKGMVMWENHRLSVRDRRHIGAVFQQPMVYADLTAVENLELFARLYRCRNPKTLASEWLERVNLHHAAEERVRHFSKGMRQRVALARAMLHQPRLLLLDEPFDGLDTDSVLLFGKLLKELKDKGTTLFHVTHSTSEASETDIRLTLRYGRLVQT encoded by the coding sequence ATGTTAATGCTAGAGAATGTCGGAAAAGTCTTTGATTATCGCCCGATTTTGGAAGAGGTCTCACTGTCCTTGGAACCTGGGGTACATTATGCTTTGACAGCGCCAAACGGAAGCGGAAAGACGACGCTGCTTGAAATAATGGCAGGAATCTCCCGCCCGACAAAGGGCATGGTCATGTGGGAGAATCATCGCCTTAGTGTGCGAGACAGGCGGCATATTGGGGCAGTGTTTCAGCAGCCAATGGTGTATGCAGACCTGACCGCTGTGGAAAACCTGGAATTGTTCGCTCGTTTGTACCGTTGCCGGAATCCGAAAACACTCGCATCTGAGTGGCTGGAGAGAGTCAATTTGCATCATGCTGCAGAAGAACGAGTCAGACATTTTTCCAAGGGAATGAGACAACGAGTCGCATTGGCCAGGGCAATGCTCCACCAACCGAGACTGCTGCTGCTGGATGAGCCGTTCGATGGATTGGACACGGACTCTGTTTTACTGTTCGGAAAGTTGCTGAAAGAATTGAAGGATAAGGGTACCACGCTCTTTCATGTAACACACAGTACCTCGGAAGCAAGTGAAACGGATATTCGGCTCACGCTGCGTTACGGAAGGCTGGTGCAGACATGA
- a CDS encoding molybdenum cofactor biosynthesis protein MoaE gives MTIHVRIFAGLAEAFQQSKLSLPKDLPMTVQELRKLLIDEYPAQKAALTSALIAVNQTYVPDETQIDIQDEVALIPPVGGGDSLPTCMISDAALSVDAAMQQLESVYHGGTVVFCGTVREFTKQRQTLKLTYEAYTDMALQQMRRIEDEIKAEYPRTSLLQWHRVGTLAPSEIAVICAAASPHRDDSFAAARILIERLKKEVPIWKKEFYADGDATWQPNEPADPV, from the coding sequence GTGACAATCCACGTTCGTATATTCGCAGGTTTAGCGGAAGCGTTTCAACAATCGAAACTTAGCTTGCCAAAAGACCTGCCAATGACCGTACAGGAATTGCGAAAGCTTTTGATAGATGAGTACCCAGCACAAAAAGCGGCGCTCACGAGTGCCTTAATTGCCGTTAACCAGACCTACGTACCTGATGAAACACAAATTGACATTCAGGACGAAGTCGCTCTGATTCCCCCAGTCGGCGGCGGCGATTCACTGCCTACTTGCATGATATCAGATGCAGCGTTGTCTGTGGACGCGGCCATGCAGCAATTGGAGAGTGTGTACCATGGAGGCACCGTCGTTTTCTGCGGTACGGTAAGAGAATTCACGAAGCAGCGACAAACCCTGAAACTCACCTACGAAGCGTACACTGATATGGCCTTACAGCAAATGCGCCGGATTGAGGACGAAATCAAGGCGGAGTACCCTCGGACGAGCCTGCTGCAATGGCATCGAGTTGGAACCCTTGCACCGAGCGAAATTGCAGTCATCTGTGCAGCTGCCTCGCCGCACCGGGACGACAGTTTCGCCGCAGCCCGTATCTTAATTGAGCGGCTGAAAAAGGAAGTGCCTATTTGGAAAAAAGAGTTTTACGCAGACGGAGATGCCACTTGGCAGCCTAATGAACCTGCAGATCCTGTGTAA
- a CDS encoding CcmD family protein: MTGQLGFLWAVAAVVWFGILFYVVSLIRRQNRMTKELLSVERSLKDITEAQEDGQS; encoded by the coding sequence ATGACAGGTCAACTTGGGTTCCTGTGGGCTGTAGCTGCTGTTGTCTGGTTTGGTATTCTCTTTTATGTCGTATCACTGATTAGACGGCAAAATCGCATGACAAAGGAACTGCTGTCAGTGGAACGTTCTCTAAAAGACATCACGGAGGCACAAGAAGACGGACAAAGCTAA
- a CDS encoding Glu/Leu/Phe/Val dehydrogenase codes for MELFSYLEKYDYEQVVFCQDEESGLKAIIAIHDTTLGPALGGCRMWTYASEEDAVLDALRLARGMTYKAAASGLNLGGGKTVVIGDPKTHKSESLFRALGRYIQSLNGRYITAEDVGTNVHDMDTIHMETNYVTGISKAYGSSGNPSPMTALGVFRGMQATAKTIFGTDDLAGKTVAIQGLGSVGYGLAEHLKNAGATLVVTDINEEALKRAQTQLNAKVVGPTEIFDEECDVFAPCALGAVINDDTIERLTCQMIAGSANNQLAESRHGDILHEKGILYAPDYVINAGGLMNVADELEGYNPERAQKKVDSIYQIMQEVYRVSSEQKIPSYQAADHMAEARIESLRKVRSTYIKHAK; via the coding sequence ATGGAATTGTTTTCTTATCTAGAAAAATACGACTATGAGCAAGTGGTTTTCTGCCAAGATGAAGAATCTGGTTTAAAGGCTATCATTGCTATTCACGACACGACACTTGGCCCAGCACTTGGCGGCTGCCGCATGTGGACCTATGCGTCTGAAGAAGACGCAGTATTAGATGCCTTGCGGCTGGCAAGGGGTATGACCTATAAGGCTGCAGCGTCGGGGCTGAACCTGGGGGGCGGAAAAACCGTAGTTATAGGAGATCCTAAGACGCACAAGAGTGAGAGTCTGTTTCGGGCACTCGGTCGTTACATTCAGAGTCTGAACGGCCGCTACATTACGGCGGAGGACGTCGGGACAAATGTGCATGATATGGATACGATTCATATGGAGACCAATTATGTTACAGGGATTTCAAAAGCTTACGGTTCCAGTGGTAATCCAAGCCCAATGACTGCACTCGGTGTGTTCAGGGGCATGCAAGCGACAGCAAAAACAATTTTTGGTACGGATGATCTAGCCGGCAAAACCGTCGCCATCCAAGGACTTGGAAGTGTTGGTTATGGGTTGGCGGAGCATCTGAAGAATGCAGGAGCCACTTTAGTTGTCACTGACATTAATGAAGAGGCGTTGAAACGGGCCCAAACGCAACTGAATGCCAAAGTCGTTGGCCCCACCGAAATTTTTGATGAGGAATGCGATGTTTTCGCACCCTGCGCCCTTGGTGCAGTCATTAACGACGATACGATTGAGCGCTTGACCTGTCAGATGATTGCGGGTTCCGCGAATAACCAGCTTGCGGAAAGCCGGCACGGTGACATCCTTCACGAGAAGGGCATCCTGTATGCTCCTGATTATGTTATCAATGCTGGAGGCCTGATGAACGTGGCTGACGAATTGGAAGGTTACAATCCGGAACGGGCCCAGAAAAAGGTCGACAGTATTTATCAGATTATGCAAGAAGTATATCGGGTATCGTCGGAACAAAAGATTCCTAGTTATCAGGCGGCTGACCACATGGCTGAGGCCCGGATTGAGAGCTTGCGTAAGGTGCGCAGCACATACATTAAGCACGCTAAGTAA
- a CDS encoding heme exporter protein CcmB, whose product MSVFQSYLGSYVSLVRKDIVLEIRGKQFIVSSAAFGVLMVFIMGIALNAASRIPVFWSSGLLWMAIFFTVSLGLNRRDDRDNEFDAWRGLWMAPLDRSLIYYAKWTSSSALVFITESALTVAYFIILNQPFPPHFVYFVLVLIGGAIGLTGIATFVATLATASSMRDLIVPLLLFPLTIPLFLALIHLTVMTLSAHQTMSLVWMDILIAYIVVFAVLPWLLYELLLEV is encoded by the coding sequence ATGAGTGTATTTCAGAGTTACTTAGGCAGCTATGTAAGTCTAGTGCGAAAAGACATTGTTCTTGAGATTCGCGGAAAGCAGTTTATCGTCAGCAGCGCTGCTTTTGGTGTATTAATGGTATTCATTATGGGAATCGCATTGAACGCTGCCAGCCGCATTCCTGTGTTTTGGAGTTCAGGGTTACTTTGGATGGCAATCTTTTTTACGGTTTCTCTGGGCTTGAACAGACGAGATGACAGAGACAACGAATTCGATGCGTGGAGAGGGTTATGGATGGCTCCACTGGACCGCAGCCTCATTTATTATGCCAAGTGGACCAGTTCAAGTGCGCTTGTGTTCATCACGGAGTCGGCCTTAACTGTCGCGTATTTCATCATTTTGAATCAACCGTTTCCACCACACTTTGTCTATTTCGTGCTGGTTCTAATAGGCGGTGCAATTGGTCTTACAGGAATCGCCACCTTTGTAGCGACGCTGGCGACAGCCAGCTCAATGCGTGACTTAATTGTACCCTTGCTGCTGTTTCCGTTAACCATACCATTGTTTTTGGCACTTATTCATCTTACCGTTATGACACTTTCTGCTCATCAGACCATGTCGCTTGTGTGGATGGATATTCTAATCGCCTATATTGTAGTTTTTGCGGTATTACCGTGGCTTTTGTATGAACTGTTGTTGGAGGTGTAG
- the moaC gene encoding cyclic pyranopterin monophosphate synthase MoaC gives MDPHINDADFTHFDEKGRVQMVDVTEKAVTSRKAVAVSRVVMKETTREKIEQRQVKKGDVLSVAELAGVMASKRTSDLVPLCHPIPLTKVNVETAWLDDWNGSDDQACLEIQATVTADYKTGVEMEALTASTVAALTVYDMCKALDRGMAIADTRLLFKTGGKSGTYRHSGA, from the coding sequence ATGGATCCACATATCAATGATGCAGATTTCACGCACTTCGATGAGAAGGGCAGAGTACAGATGGTTGATGTTACAGAGAAGGCGGTCACCTCAAGAAAAGCTGTGGCCGTATCACGTGTCGTAATGAAAGAGACAACACGGGAGAAAATTGAGCAGCGCCAAGTCAAGAAAGGAGACGTCTTGTCCGTTGCAGAGTTGGCCGGCGTGATGGCCTCGAAGCGCACATCCGATTTAGTTCCGCTGTGTCATCCAATTCCTCTGACAAAGGTTAATGTAGAGACTGCATGGCTGGACGATTGGAACGGAAGTGACGACCAAGCATGCCTCGAGATTCAAGCTACGGTCACAGCAGATTATAAGACGGGGGTCGAAATGGAAGCCTTGACAGCCAGCACAGTGGCAGCGCTGACTGTGTATGATATGTGTAAGGCTTTGGACAGGGGAATGGCGATTGCAGATACCAGACTGCTCTTCAAAACTGGGGGAAAGAGTGGTACATACAGACATTCTGGGGCCTGA
- the ccsA gene encoding cytochrome c biogenesis protein CcsA produces MTGKKMWWLIGLTAVMGWVNLYLALIWSPPEAQMGNLVRIMYFHVSSAWIAFLAFFVTLVFSIAYLVSRKLRYDRISVSSAEIGVVFTTITLITGSLWAKPIWNTWWTWDPRLTTTLILWFLYIAYLLLRGTITGAVRRARISAVFGIIAFADVPIIHLSVTLWRSIHPQVITAQGFNMPPSMVLTLLFGFITFLLIYIVLLMLRVRLETSRTRLVQLQIKMQSLRARRSQGVVK; encoded by the coding sequence ATGACAGGGAAGAAAATGTGGTGGCTCATTGGTCTTACCGCCGTCATGGGATGGGTTAATCTGTACCTGGCGTTAATCTGGTCGCCGCCAGAAGCTCAAATGGGGAATTTGGTTCGAATTATGTATTTTCACGTATCCAGTGCTTGGATTGCCTTTTTGGCATTCTTTGTAACGCTGGTCTTCTCGATTGCGTATCTCGTATCACGAAAGTTGCGTTACGACAGAATCTCAGTCTCGTCTGCTGAAATCGGGGTCGTGTTTACGACGATAACATTGATTACGGGATCGCTCTGGGCAAAACCGATTTGGAATACGTGGTGGACATGGGATCCGCGGTTGACCACAACGCTTATCTTGTGGTTCCTGTACATTGCTTACTTGTTATTGCGCGGAACCATCACGGGCGCCGTCAGACGGGCACGTATCAGCGCAGTCTTTGGAATCATTGCATTTGCAGATGTTCCCATCATTCATCTGTCAGTAACTTTGTGGCGCTCTATCCATCCTCAGGTCATCACAGCTCAGGGATTTAACATGCCCCCTTCGATGGTGTTGACGTTACTGTTTGGTTTTATAACATTTTTGCTGATTTATATCGTTCTTCTAATGCTGCGTGTTCGGCTTGAAACATCAAGAACCAGGCTAGTGCAGTTGCAAATCAAAATGCAATCACTTCGTGCAAGACGAAGTCAGGGGGTTGTGAAATGA
- a CDS encoding glycosyl hydrolase family 18 protein, protein MDRDKMAHIRQWILAVSGILLLAVGAISALLLLYGGGSWQSTARLEASRLSTIEMNELVGASRYQKSAQPSKHTVLASIGTVLHLPFVRPLQMLQSQLPNTKVTTALQSNGQNSLFKTLSNWETHAKKITLGWIPYNTVSNTEQMIKQSPGITVISPKWLSIKSSDGSITSRVQPQVVSYAHQHGIKVWALVDNQFRANLTHQTLSNQKSRENLVNKLVSTAKADKLDGLNIDFENIHSKDEKYFTQFVAELHQKLKPLHITLSVDVTKDIVFLQDNAAFFHAGLAANSDYVILMAYDEHWAGDPNPGPVADVPWVTSGVNDLLDTGVPANKLILGIPLYARFWYVHNNGQVSSEAVADANIGNVLAQHKAATSWKSNLGVAYARYSQPDGYEEAWYETGKTLSEKLSLVNHDGLAGIAAWSLNLSSTKTWQNVMDSLRQSLS, encoded by the coding sequence ATGGATCGCGATAAAATGGCCCACATCCGTCAGTGGATCCTGGCTGTGTCAGGCATACTTCTGCTTGCTGTTGGTGCAATATCCGCTCTCTTGCTTCTTTATGGAGGAGGCTCGTGGCAAAGCACCGCACGGTTGGAGGCATCGAGGTTGTCTACCATCGAAATGAACGAGCTTGTTGGCGCTTCACGCTATCAGAAGTCCGCGCAACCCAGCAAACATACGGTCCTCGCCTCTATCGGCACCGTGCTGCACTTACCCTTTGTAAGACCGCTGCAGATGCTCCAGAGTCAACTTCCAAACACCAAGGTTACGACCGCTCTGCAAAGCAATGGTCAAAACAGTTTATTCAAGACGCTGTCCAACTGGGAAACTCACGCGAAGAAAATTACTCTCGGCTGGATTCCGTATAATACCGTGTCGAATACAGAACAAATGATAAAACAGAGTCCAGGCATTACCGTCATCAGTCCTAAGTGGCTCAGCATTAAGTCCAGTGACGGAAGCATTACCTCAAGAGTTCAGCCGCAGGTGGTAAGCTACGCTCACCAACACGGCATCAAGGTGTGGGCTTTAGTCGACAACCAATTTCGAGCCAATCTGACTCACCAGACCCTGAGCAATCAAAAAAGCAGGGAGAATCTCGTGAACAAGCTCGTATCCACGGCAAAAGCAGACAAATTGGACGGTCTAAATATAGATTTTGAGAACATTCACAGCAAAGATGAGAAATACTTCACGCAGTTTGTTGCAGAGCTCCATCAGAAACTGAAACCGCTTCATATTACATTGTCCGTGGACGTTACCAAAGACATCGTGTTTCTGCAGGACAACGCAGCATTCTTTCATGCTGGGCTGGCTGCCAATTCGGATTACGTCATTTTAATGGCTTACGATGAACACTGGGCTGGTGACCCCAACCCAGGACCCGTGGCAGATGTTCCCTGGGTGACAAGCGGAGTCAACGATCTCCTCGATACAGGAGTTCCGGCGAACAAACTGATTCTTGGCATCCCGCTGTACGCCAGATTTTGGTATGTACACAACAACGGCCAGGTGAGCAGTGAAGCCGTTGCCGACGCCAATATCGGGAACGTATTGGCGCAGCATAAGGCAGCCACGTCCTGGAAGAGCAACCTCGGCGTGGCTTACGCACGGTACAGTCAACCTGACGGGTACGAAGAAGCGTGGTATGAAACCGGCAAAACCCTAAGCGAAAAGTTGTCCCTAGTAAACCACGACGGGCTCGCAGGGATTGCTGCGTGGTCTCTAAACCTGTCATCGACAAAAACATGGCAAAACGTGATGGACTCATTACGACAGTCCCTGTCCTGA
- a CDS encoding sigma 54-interacting transcriptional regulator, with product MYQVMIVGAGEGGSKLIEALQNQSEVKVSCIVDKNPQAPGFICAETRGIPRYTSYEDALSEQGPPDAVLEVTGDDEVYRHLVKLTNGATTIISGRVAHIFILLLEDKLQLIGQLEERKNELQSVLDATQEGMVSITADGRISLFNKAASQMTGIPVETANGRPVTEVFPDSKLAESLRTGREWRNRKSVINDMEVISHTVPIFGHGNAIVGALEVFRNVTQLRDMAAKITNLSEVQILLESIIQSTQDAISVVDKNGMGLLINPAYTKLTGFRPQDVIGKPADVDIAEGDSMHMRVLQTGRPVKNVPLKVGPAHREVIVNVAPLYVNEELRGSVGVIHDVSEIKHLTDELDKAHTLLRSVQAKYTFTDIVAESSAMVLAVEQARKAAETPATVLLRGESGTGKELFAHAIHNESPRTRHSFVRVNCASLSEGLLESELFGYEEGAFTGAKRGGKKGLFDEASGGTLFLDEVGEMSLSTQARLLRALQEQEIVRVGGTKPIRVDVRVIAATHVNLEQAVASGKFREDLYYRLNVVPITIPPLRYRKGDLESIAMHLIQQQNLLYGRNVERLSASALESLRAYDWPGNVRELENTLGRAMIHMNSYDRVLDVSQLPVLQPGNTAESPGDSKDGLWTIPKGATLHEVVRLAEAAAIRQALQETRGNKTEAARRLGISLRSLYYKLEQLETEGELDLD from the coding sequence GTGTACCAAGTGATGATAGTAGGTGCTGGAGAGGGCGGTTCAAAGTTAATTGAAGCGTTACAAAACCAGTCTGAGGTAAAAGTGAGCTGTATTGTGGATAAAAACCCGCAGGCGCCGGGTTTTATTTGTGCAGAAACGCGAGGAATACCGAGATACACTTCTTACGAGGATGCACTGTCCGAGCAAGGTCCCCCAGACGCTGTTTTAGAGGTAACTGGAGATGACGAGGTGTACAGGCACTTGGTTAAATTGACGAATGGTGCGACAACCATTATCTCTGGAAGAGTCGCACATATTTTCATTCTTCTGCTTGAGGACAAGCTTCAATTGATTGGCCAGTTGGAAGAGAGAAAGAATGAACTTCAGTCTGTGCTCGATGCAACACAGGAAGGTATGGTCAGTATTACAGCAGACGGCCGTATCAGCTTGTTTAACAAAGCGGCCTCGCAGATGACCGGAATACCTGTGGAAACAGCAAATGGACGTCCGGTCACAGAAGTTTTCCCGGATTCCAAGCTGGCTGAAAGCCTCCGTACAGGACGGGAGTGGCGAAATCGGAAGTCAGTGATTAACGACATGGAAGTAATCAGCCACACAGTCCCTATTTTTGGTCACGGCAACGCTATTGTGGGAGCCTTGGAGGTTTTTCGCAATGTGACGCAACTTCGTGATATGGCAGCCAAAATCACCAATTTGAGTGAAGTGCAGATTCTTTTAGAATCTATTATTCAGAGTACGCAGGACGCGATTTCCGTTGTGGATAAAAATGGTATGGGGCTGTTAATCAATCCCGCCTACACGAAGCTGACTGGCTTCAGACCACAGGATGTCATTGGTAAACCGGCCGATGTGGATATCGCAGAAGGTGACAGTATGCATATGCGTGTGCTGCAAACTGGACGCCCAGTGAAAAATGTACCGCTGAAAGTTGGGCCAGCTCATCGTGAGGTCATAGTGAATGTTGCGCCATTGTATGTAAATGAAGAGTTGCGCGGCAGTGTGGGTGTGATTCACGACGTATCGGAGATCAAGCATCTCACTGATGAGTTGGATAAGGCACATACCTTGCTCAGGTCTGTACAGGCAAAGTATACATTTACTGATATAGTTGCTGAGAGTTCGGCTATGGTATTAGCAGTGGAGCAGGCACGCAAGGCTGCCGAGACTCCTGCTACAGTTCTGTTGCGCGGCGAGTCTGGGACGGGAAAAGAGCTGTTTGCTCATGCTATTCACAACGAGAGCCCGAGAACACGGCATTCCTTTGTCAGAGTGAACTGCGCTTCGCTCTCAGAAGGATTGCTGGAAAGCGAACTGTTCGGCTATGAAGAAGGAGCCTTCACAGGCGCTAAACGAGGCGGGAAGAAGGGCCTGTTTGACGAGGCGTCGGGAGGTACGCTCTTTCTCGACGAGGTTGGAGAAATGTCGTTGTCTACTCAAGCCCGCCTGCTGAGGGCGCTGCAGGAACAAGAAATTGTGCGGGTTGGCGGTACCAAACCCATTCGTGTGGATGTTCGCGTCATTGCTGCTACGCATGTAAACCTGGAACAAGCTGTTGCCTCCGGGAAGTTCAGAGAAGATTTATATTATCGGCTTAACGTTGTCCCGATTACAATTCCCCCCCTGCGTTACCGCAAAGGAGATTTGGAGTCTATCGCAATGCATCTGATTCAGCAACAAAACTTGCTGTACGGGCGCAATGTAGAGCGCTTAAGCGCCAGCGCTCTTGAGTCTCTCAGAGCCTATGACTGGCCCGGTAACGTGCGTGAGCTCGAGAACACGTTGGGACGTGCCATGATTCATATGAATTCTTATGACCGGGTTTTAGACGTGTCTCAGCTTCCTGTGTTGCAGCCGGGGAACACAGCTGAGAGCCCAGGTGACAGCAAGGACGGTTTGTGGACCATCCCAAAAGGTGCGACACTGCACGAAGTAGTCCGGTTGGCTGAAGCCGCGGCCATTCGACAAGCGCTGCAAGAGACACGCGGCAATAAAACAGAAGCGGCCCGTCGACTGGGAATTTCGTTGCGCAGTTTGTACTACAAACTGGAACAGTTGGAGACTGAAGGTGAACTAGACTTGGACTAG
- a CDS encoding MBL fold metallo-hydrolase produces MRECQQLSKVTVHRIEQPTPFPVGTVNSYILRDESEVVVFDCGPRTNEAKQTLLDGLAKEGVAVEDVTALVLSHGHVDHVGLTSMFQSKGVPVFSHPEVDSWLHPKGDWDAFRERFFQQLYRRMGMPDSQITYAASEFALFAKWNDEAVINQTLRHGDLFTPLPNFRVVEVPGHAQAAIALYDESTGEMFAGDQVLPLISSNALIEPRTDEFGYEHGLWTKSLLDYRANLQQLLQMPISKIYPGHGPVFEDVQDLIKLRLVQQERRRTKMLQLLKEHQPCSAYELAAHYFAHRHDQPSLILSETLGYLDWLEALGEVFHYDDANGTILWEAK; encoded by the coding sequence GTGCGTGAGTGTCAACAATTGAGCAAGGTCACTGTCCATCGGATTGAACAACCTACTCCGTTTCCAGTGGGAACGGTGAATAGTTATATTTTGCGGGATGAAAGTGAAGTCGTAGTTTTTGATTGCGGTCCGCGGACAAATGAGGCCAAGCAGACTTTATTGGACGGACTCGCCAAGGAAGGTGTAGCAGTGGAAGACGTGACGGCTCTTGTTCTAAGCCACGGACACGTCGATCACGTCGGTCTCACAAGTATGTTTCAATCTAAGGGAGTGCCCGTGTTTTCACATCCTGAAGTCGACTCGTGGCTCCACCCTAAAGGAGACTGGGATGCTTTCAGGGAGAGGTTCTTTCAGCAGTTGTACCGACGTATGGGAATGCCGGATTCCCAGATAACGTATGCAGCGTCAGAGTTTGCTTTGTTTGCAAAGTGGAACGATGAGGCCGTGATTAATCAAACACTGCGTCACGGAGACCTATTCACTCCACTGCCGAATTTCCGGGTTGTAGAAGTTCCTGGACATGCGCAGGCAGCCATCGCCTTGTATGATGAATCGACCGGTGAGATGTTTGCGGGAGACCAAGTACTCCCGCTCATTTCCTCCAATGCCCTGATTGAACCACGTACTGATGAATTCGGGTATGAGCACGGACTGTGGACAAAGAGCCTGCTCGATTATCGAGCCAACCTGCAGCAACTACTGCAAATGCCGATTTCAAAAATCTATCCGGGACACGGACCGGTATTTGAGGATGTTCAAGACCTGATAAAGTTGAGGCTCGTGCAACAGGAACGAAGACGGACCAAAATGTTACAACTCCTGAAGGAACACCAACCTTGCTCTGCTTACGAATTGGCGGCACACTACTTCGCCCATCGGCACGACCAGCCCAGTTTGATTTTGTCAGAAACGCTTGGTTACCTCGACTGGCTAGAAGCATTAGGAGAGGTTTTTCACTATGACGATGCAAATGGGACGATTCTCTGGGAGGCGAAGTGA
- a CDS encoding DUF2627 family protein: MRNFTAWTILAFVFLLAGEGFNLFRIHIELWLAYGHWQDVVWTVFGLILGFVATAWLGGFIYYRDKKRNKIQREGWRGRPVKRSR, from the coding sequence ATGCGTAATTTCACGGCGTGGACCATTCTTGCGTTCGTCTTTTTGTTGGCCGGTGAAGGCTTCAACTTGTTTCGCATACACATAGAACTATGGCTTGCCTATGGACACTGGCAAGACGTGGTCTGGACCGTATTCGGTCTGATTCTGGGCTTTGTCGCCACAGCTTGGCTTGGCGGATTCATTTACTATCGTGACAAGAAACGCAACAAAATCCAGCGCGAAGGATGGCGGGGTCGGCCTGTAAAACGCAGCCGCTAG